Below is a genomic region from Nymphalis io chromosome 16, ilAglIoxx1.1, whole genome shotgun sequence.
attgacattatttattttattatattggttcTTTGATTTTGTAAAGAAATGTCCACAAgtaaaaatcaatcaaatctATCGAAAACTCAAAATATTGATGCGAGAGGAACACTTTATGTATCACGTTTATTGGATGGAGGAAACAGAAGTCACAAAaacttttaaactaattaaaatactagGGAGTTTTTTATCCCTTAACTACAAATTGACATTGCTTACAATGTGTACATTAGATCTCATTtccatattttaaagttatttttaaaacaatatatcgtGTTAGAAATAGTGTTACACATtgcattgattaaaatattttaacaaccaTACATACAACAAAACGATTAAAGCACATTcatgttttcatattaaattgaataggcatttttataacttatatttcttTACTCATTCAACTTCTTTCAACGTTTCATTTTCTCAAGAATGGGTAATATCATTTCGAATGATGGTCGTTTACCTGGATCCTCGTTCATACAGATTTTGATGAGTTTCGAAATGTGGGGAGAGATACCCGGGGGAATTGTGATCCTGAGGCCTTCTAGAGCTATCTTCATTCCGCACTCCATTGGTGATAGGTCAGCGAATGGGACCTtcaaaatggttttatttattgagaatTCTTTACATTAGCAAACAATGTATTTTAGCTGCAAAAAGTTGTTATGTGCTATTTCTCACCTCTCTAGTCGCTAACTCCCATAAAAGCACTGCAAAACTCCACATATCAGCGGCCTCCCAGTTTCTTTTGGCACTCGGTTTTAATAAAGCTTCGGGTGCCATCCAAGCCGGTGCGTAAACACGTCCTCTCTCTTGGAAAGAAAACTTTGCATCCGCCATGTTGATACGGGCTGTTAGATCTTCATCAATCTGAAAGAATAAATTTGCATGAACATTGATTGATCGACACCAACTAAATgcgaacaaaatataataataataatatcctgggacatttttcacacacagccatctgatcccaaattaagcttgtacaaagcttgtgctatggaaaccagacaactgatatacaacttttcttttgtaaatacatacttatatagataattacacccagactcataacaaacagatatgttcatgcacacaaatgtctgtcgtgggtgggaatcgaacccacaaccttcgacgtgaaaggccgtatctaccaatcacgccaaccggcacgtcaatattattagtattatagtgcaaaagggAGAATTTGCGTTTCCCGGTGACACAGCTCGGCTTCGAATGATTACAATTACTTTATGATCGATGACACTCCCAGCACACGGGAAGTGACAAGTTACCATGATGTGCTTGCTGTTGAGGTGGTAGGCGGGCAGCACGCGGTCGCGCTGCAGCGAGTGCAGGTAGGCCATGCCGGCCGCCACGTCGCGCGCCAGGCGCACGGCCGCGCCCGCGTCCACCACCACGCGCCCGCCCGCGCCGCCGTGCAGCAGCGCGTGCAGCGAGCCCCACGACATGTACTGCGAGATCACCACCAGCGACGGCGGCGACACGCAGCACCCCACCTGCGCCAGCGGACACGTATAGTATACTGGGAATAGCAACTCCACAGACTCGACAACGCGGTAGTGTGTTCTTAAGCTGAGCGAGTATACGCAGCCAACGTACCACAGGTAATATATTAGGGTGGGAAAATATCCTCAGCTTGGGGAACTCCTCGTTAAAGTCGCGCTGCACGCGGGGAGTGCATTCACGAACTGCAATTATCTTCGCTACTATATCGTTTTTCTGCCAACGGCCGCGCCATGTTTCACCTTAAATCAGAATTGTTTAGATTTAGAAAATTAAACATGACAACATACTTTGTTATGCTAGATTCCCGTTTGACGcgtagtgagccagtgaaacgaCTCCTTAGATTCCATTCTTAATGTAtgaaatggtttatatttctgcAATGTGACAATGCCCAAAATGCAAAttaatacttactta
It encodes:
- the LOC126774470 gene encoding integrin-linked protein kinase — its product is MEDIFQWCREGNALQVRVWLDDTEHDMNQGDDHGFSPLHWACKEGHLKIVEMLIRRGARINVTNMGDDTPLHLAAAHGHRPIVQLLLQNRVDVNFTNEHGNSPLHYACFWGYSAIAEDLVLAGALVSLANKDGDTPLDKTRGQLVQRLHEMAVNQGQDLKKIQFKDQSWLGLKTRSRDATLSRHKGININELALHTRIAVTPSGETWRGRWQKNDIVAKIIAVRECTPRVQRDFNEEFPKLRIFSHPNILPVVGCCVSPPSLVVISQYMSWGSLHALLHGGAGGRVVVDAGAAVRLARDVAAGMAYLHSLQRDRVLPAYHLNSKHIMIDEDLTARINMADAKFSFQERGRVYAPAWMAPEALLKPSAKRNWEAADMWSFAVLLWELATREVPFADLSPMECGMKIALEGLRITIPPGISPHISKLIKICMNEDPGKRPSFEMILPILEKMKR